From a single Streptomyces sp. NBC_01264 genomic region:
- a CDS encoding COX15/CtaA family protein encodes MHKCPRTISAVLTPLAYLASRWTPSPRTVQRAAFAAVLMSVVIVVTGGAVRLTGSGLGCDTWPKCTSDSLIVTQEQGFHGVIEFGNRMLTYVLCAAVGWAITAARCAKPWRSSLTRLGWIQFAIVMGNAVLGGITVLTGLNPYSVAGHFMLATSLITVTTITWQRTREGDGPARPRVPSPVRKLSWALVAATVVLIAAGTVVTGSGPHAGDSSEIKRMPFDWSAAAHVHAVSAWVVCALAVAMWLVLRVVDAPVDTRARARDLLIVLLSQGAIGYVQYFTEVPEALVAAHMLGSCLVWISVVRVVLSLRERPSRQAGIPVQGDDAQLAAV; translated from the coding sequence TTGCACAAGTGTCCGCGTACGATAAGTGCCGTGTTGACCCCCCTCGCATATCTCGCCAGCCGCTGGACTCCCTCACCCCGGACCGTCCAGCGAGCCGCGTTCGCAGCGGTGCTCATGAGCGTCGTCATCGTCGTCACCGGCGGCGCCGTGCGGCTGACCGGATCCGGACTCGGCTGCGACACCTGGCCCAAGTGCACGAGCGACAGCCTGATCGTGACCCAGGAGCAGGGCTTCCACGGCGTCATCGAGTTCGGCAACCGCATGCTGACGTACGTGCTCTGCGCGGCCGTTGGCTGGGCGATCACCGCCGCCCGCTGCGCCAAGCCGTGGCGGAGCTCGCTGACCCGGCTCGGCTGGATCCAGTTCGCCATCGTGATGGGCAACGCGGTCCTCGGCGGCATCACCGTCCTGACGGGGCTCAACCCCTACAGCGTGGCCGGGCACTTCATGCTCGCCACCTCGCTGATCACGGTGACGACGATCACCTGGCAGCGCACCCGCGAGGGTGACGGCCCGGCCCGGCCGCGCGTGCCCTCCCCCGTGCGCAAGCTCTCGTGGGCGCTGGTGGCGGCCACCGTCGTGCTGATCGCCGCCGGCACGGTGGTCACCGGTTCCGGCCCGCACGCCGGTGACAGCAGCGAGATCAAGCGGATGCCGTTCGACTGGTCGGCCGCCGCCCACGTGCACGCGGTCTCCGCCTGGGTGGTCTGCGCGCTCGCCGTCGCGATGTGGCTGGTGCTGCGCGTGGTCGACGCCCCCGTCGACACCCGGGCCCGCGCCCGCGACCTGCTGATCGTGCTGCTCTCCCAGGGCGCCATCGGCTACGTCCAGTACTTCACCGAGGTGCCCGAGGCCCTGGTCGCCGCCCACATGCTCGGCTCCTGCCTGGTGTGGATCTCGGTGGTCCGGGTGGTGCTGAGCCTGCGCGAGCGTCCGTCCAGGCAGGCCGGGATCCCGGTGCAGGGCGACGACGCCCAGCTCGCCGCGGTCTGA
- a CDS encoding amidohydrolase family protein: MIETPPLVDQYCQGVLRTELGLATFEAQLLPSAGPPAAGTTFFDTQTGFAVRRWCPPLLGLEPHCAPARYLARRRELGAAETARRLLRGCGVGARLVDTGAPGDLTGAKQLALAGGTEAFELVRPELLAERAADTAGTVAAFLADLAGAVHQAAAGAVAFSCGAGEGGPAWAAALEAAPEPPGPGEVRGAAGRWLAGRAGGGAVRDPVLLRHLAWSAVSSGVPLQLHTGGESGEPERLTGFLRATEGLGARLVLLGGYPHHRQAAGLAAAFPHVHADLGAALGSTGARAAAVLAECLETAPFGKLMFSGGGRQLPELHAVGALAFREALGRVLGGWVADGSWTWRDGERVAAMVAAGNARRVYRLDERG, translated from the coding sequence ATGATCGAAACGCCGCCCCTGGTGGACCAGTACTGCCAGGGAGTGCTCCGCACGGAGCTCGGCCTCGCCACCTTCGAGGCCCAGCTGCTCCCCTCGGCCGGCCCGCCCGCCGCCGGCACCACCTTCTTCGACACCCAGACCGGCTTCGCCGTGCGCCGCTGGTGCCCGCCGCTGCTCGGGCTCGAACCGCACTGCGCCCCCGCCCGCTACCTCGCACGGCGGCGCGAGCTGGGCGCCGCCGAGACGGCCCGCCGACTGCTGCGCGGCTGCGGGGTCGGAGCCCGGCTCGTCGACACCGGGGCGCCCGGGGACCTCACCGGGGCCAAGCAACTGGCCCTGGCGGGCGGAACCGAGGCCTTCGAGCTGGTGCGGCCGGAGCTGCTGGCCGAGCGGGCGGCGGACACCGCCGGGACCGTCGCCGCCTTCCTGGCCGACCTCGCCGGGGCGGTCCACCAGGCCGCCGCCGGGGCCGTGGCCTTCAGCTGCGGGGCCGGGGAGGGGGGGCCCGCCTGGGCGGCGGCCCTGGAAGCCGCGCCCGAACCGCCCGGTCCGGGCGAGGTGCGGGGCGCGGCCGGGCGCTGGCTGGCCGGACGGGCCGGGGGCGGGGCCGTACGGGACCCCGTACTCCTGCGGCACCTGGCGTGGAGCGCGGTGTCCTCCGGGGTGCCGCTCCAGCTGCACACGGGCGGGGAATCGGGGGAGCCGGAGCGGCTGACCGGGTTCCTGCGCGCCACCGAGGGTCTGGGGGCGCGGCTGGTCCTGCTCGGCGGGTACCCCCACCACCGGCAGGCGGCGGGGCTGGCCGCGGCCTTCCCACACGTCCACGCCGACCTCGGCGCGGCGCTGGGATCCACGGGGGCGCGGGCGGCCGCCGTGCTGGCGGAGTGCCTGGAGACCGCGCCGTTCGGGAAGCTGATGTTCTCCGGCGGCGGACGGCAACTGCCCGAACTGCACGCGGTGGGCGCGCTGGCCTTCCGGGAGGCGCTCGGCCGGGTGCTCGGCGGCTGGGTCGCCGACGGCTCCTGGACCTGGCGGGACGGGGAGCGGGTGGCGGCGATGGTCGCGGCGGGCAATGCCCGCCGCGTCTACCGGCTGGACGAACGGGGCTGA
- a CDS encoding heme o synthase — MTAVESRPAGVLGTSPGQRPFGARAMAFVALTKPRIIELLLITTVPVMFLAEQGVPSLWLVLATCFGGYLSAGGANALNMYIDRDIDALMDRTSGRPLVTGMVSPRECLVFGIGLGIASTLFFGLLINWLSAALALGALLFYVVVYTMLLKRRTSQNIVWGGIAGCMPVLIGWSAVKNEVSWAAVILFLVIFFWTPPHYWPLSMKVKDDYARVGVPMLPVVAGNKAVAKQIVLYSWVMVAVSLLLTPLGYTGWFYTSVALVAGGWWLWEAHGLSARAKSGVTGAKLKEMRLFHWSITYVSLLFVAVAVDPFLR; from the coding sequence GTGACGGCCGTCGAATCCCGTCCAGCGGGGGTGCTCGGGACGAGCCCCGGTCAGCGACCGTTCGGGGCCCGGGCCATGGCTTTCGTGGCGCTGACCAAGCCGCGGATCATTGAGCTCCTGCTCATCACGACCGTGCCGGTGATGTTCCTCGCCGAGCAGGGCGTGCCCTCGCTGTGGCTGGTCCTCGCCACCTGCTTCGGCGGGTACCTGTCCGCGGGTGGCGCCAACGCGCTGAACATGTACATCGACCGCGACATCGACGCGCTGATGGACCGGACCTCGGGACGCCCGCTGGTGACCGGCATGGTCAGCCCGCGCGAATGCCTGGTCTTCGGCATCGGCCTCGGGATCGCGTCCACGCTGTTCTTCGGGCTGCTGATCAACTGGCTCTCGGCGGCGCTCGCGCTCGGCGCGCTCCTCTTCTATGTCGTCGTCTACACGATGCTGTTGAAGCGGCGCACCTCGCAGAACATCGTGTGGGGTGGCATCGCGGGCTGCATGCCGGTGCTCATCGGCTGGTCGGCCGTGAAGAACGAGGTCTCCTGGGCCGCGGTCATCCTCTTCCTCGTCATCTTCTTCTGGACTCCGCCGCACTACTGGCCGCTGTCGATGAAGGTCAAGGACGACTATGCGCGGGTCGGCGTGCCGATGCTGCCGGTCGTGGCGGGCAACAAGGCCGTGGCCAAGCAGATCGTCCTCTACAGCTGGGTGATGGTGGCGGTCTCGCTGCTGCTGACCCCGCTGGGGTACACCGGCTGGTTCTACACTTCGGTCGCCCTGGTGGCCGGCGGCTGGTGGCTCTGGGAGGCGCACGGGCTGAGCGCGCGCGCCAAGTCGGGCGTGACGGGCGCGAAGCTCAAGGAGATGCGGCTGTTCCACTGGTCGATCACCTACGTGTCGCTGCTCTTCGTCGCCGTGGCCGTGGACCCCTTCCTCCGCTGA
- the tkt gene encoding transketolase: MSTKPTTTELDWTELDQRAVDTARILAADAVQKVGNGHPGTAMSLAPAAYTLFQKVMRHDPADPEWVGRDRFVLSAGHSSLTLYTQLYLGGFGLELDDLKAFRTWGSKTPGHPEYGHTAGVETTTGPLGQGIANAVGMAMAARYERGLFDPEAPAGASPFDHMIYAIAGDGCLQEGISHEASALAGHQKLGNLVLLWDDNHISIEGDTETAVSEDTLKRYEAYGWHVQRVAPQANGDLDPKALFAAFEAAKAETERPSFIAARSIIAWPAPHAQGTEAAHGSALGNDEVAATKRVLGFDPEQTFEVSDEVIAHTRALGDRGRDARAAWEKEFSAWRSANPGRAAEFDRINANELPAGWEDKLPVFEAGKGVATRAASGKVLEALGAVIPELWGGSADLAGSNNTTIDKNSSFLPVGNPLPEADPYGRTIHFGIREHAMAAAMNGIALHGHTRIYGGTFLVFSDYMRNAVRLSALMHVPVTYVWTHDSIGLGEDGPTHQPVEHVAALRAIPGLNVVRPADANETAVAWREILKRHTKVFGKGAPHGLALTRQGVPTYERNEDAAKGGYVLFEAEGGPAQVVLIGTGSEVQLAVAAREALQAEGVPARVVSMPSVEWFEEQSQEYKDSVLPPSVKARVAVEAGIGLTWHRYVGDAGRIVSLEHFGASADGAVLYREFGLTAEAVTAAARESLAIAAR, encoded by the coding sequence GTGAGCACCAAGCCGACGACCACAGAGCTCGACTGGACCGAACTGGACCAGCGTGCTGTCGACACCGCCCGCATCCTGGCCGCCGACGCGGTCCAGAAGGTCGGTAACGGCCACCCCGGTACGGCGATGAGCCTGGCCCCCGCCGCGTACACCCTCTTCCAGAAGGTGATGCGGCACGACCCGGCGGACCCGGAGTGGGTCGGCCGCGACCGTTTCGTGCTCTCCGCCGGTCACTCCTCGCTGACCCTCTACACCCAGCTGTACCTCGGCGGGTTCGGGCTCGAGCTGGACGACCTGAAGGCCTTCCGCACCTGGGGTTCGAAGACCCCGGGCCACCCGGAGTACGGCCACACCGCCGGCGTCGAGACCACCACCGGCCCGCTGGGCCAGGGCATCGCCAACGCCGTGGGCATGGCCATGGCCGCCCGCTACGAGCGCGGCCTGTTCGACCCCGAGGCCCCCGCGGGCGCCTCCCCGTTCGACCACATGATCTACGCGATCGCGGGCGACGGCTGCCTCCAGGAGGGCATCTCCCACGAGGCGTCCGCGCTGGCCGGCCACCAGAAGCTCGGCAACCTGGTGCTGCTGTGGGACGACAACCACATCTCCATCGAGGGCGACACGGAGACGGCCGTCTCCGAGGACACCCTCAAGCGCTACGAGGCCTACGGCTGGCACGTCCAGCGCGTCGCCCCGCAGGCCAACGGCGACCTCGACCCGAAGGCGCTGTTCGCGGCCTTCGAGGCCGCCAAGGCCGAGACGGAGCGCCCCTCCTTCATCGCGGCCCGCTCGATCATCGCCTGGCCGGCCCCGCACGCCCAGGGCACCGAGGCCGCGCACGGCTCGGCCCTCGGCAACGACGAGGTCGCCGCCACCAAGCGCGTGCTCGGCTTCGACCCGGAGCAGACCTTCGAGGTCTCCGACGAGGTCATCGCGCACACCCGCGCGCTGGGCGACCGGGGCCGCGACGCCCGCGCCGCGTGGGAGAAGGAGTTCTCCGCCTGGCGCAGCGCCAACCCCGGGCGCGCCGCCGAGTTCGACCGCATCAACGCCAACGAGCTGCCCGCCGGCTGGGAGGACAAGCTCCCCGTCTTCGAGGCCGGCAAGGGCGTCGCCACCCGCGCCGCCTCGGGCAAGGTCCTCGAGGCGCTCGGCGCGGTCATCCCGGAGCTGTGGGGCGGCTCGGCCGACCTCGCCGGCTCCAACAACACGACCATCGACAAGAACTCCTCGTTCCTGCCGGTGGGCAACCCGCTGCCGGAGGCCGACCCGTACGGCCGAACCATCCACTTCGGCATCCGCGAGCACGCCATGGCCGCGGCCATGAACGGCATCGCCCTGCACGGCCACACCCGCATCTACGGCGGCACCTTCCTGGTGTTCTCCGACTACATGCGCAACGCCGTGCGCCTCTCCGCGCTGATGCACGTGCCCGTCACCTACGTGTGGACGCACGACTCCATCGGCCTCGGCGAGGACGGCCCGACCCACCAGCCGGTGGAGCACGTCGCCGCGCTGCGCGCCATCCCGGGCCTGAACGTGGTCCGCCCGGCCGACGCGAACGAGACGGCCGTCGCCTGGCGCGAGATCCTCAAGCGCCACACGAAGGTCTTCGGCAAGGGCGCCCCGCACGGTCTGGCACTGACCCGCCAGGGCGTGCCGACGTACGAGCGCAACGAGGACGCCGCCAAGGGCGGGTACGTGCTCTTCGAGGCGGAGGGCGGCCCGGCTCAGGTCGTCCTCATCGGCACCGGTTCCGAGGTCCAGCTCGCCGTCGCCGCGCGCGAGGCGCTGCAGGCCGAGGGCGTCCCGGCCCGGGTCGTCTCGATGCCGTCCGTCGAGTGGTTCGAGGAGCAGTCCCAGGAGTACAAGGACAGCGTTCTGCCGCCGTCGGTCAAGGCGCGTGTCGCGGTCGAGGCCGGCATCGGTCTGACCTGGCACCGCTACGTCGGCGACGCTGGCCGGATCGTCTCGCTGGAGCACTTCGGTGCCTCGGCCGACGGCGCCGTCCTGTACCGCGAGTTCGGCCTCACCGCCGAAGCCGTGACCGCCGCCGCACGCGAGTCGCTCGCCATCGCCGCGCGCTGA
- the tal gene encoding transaldolase produces the protein MTDALKRLSDEGVAIWLDDLSRKRITSGNLAELIDQQHVVGVTTNPAIFQKAISGGEGYGQQLADLAARKVTVEEAIRMITTADVRDAADILRPVYDSTEGQDGRVSIEVDPRLAHNTTATIAEAKQLAWLVDRPNTLIKIPATKAGLPAITEVIGKGISVNVTLIFSLERYREVMDAYLAGLEKAKASGLDLSKIHSVASFFVSRVDSEIDKRLDSVGTDEAKALKGKAALANARLAYEAFEEVFSTERWAALDKAHANKQRPLWASTGVKDPAYKDTLYVVDLVAPGTVNTMPEGTLEATADHGEVAGDTIRGTYDQSRAELAAVAKLGISYDDVVQLLEEEGVEKFAVSWNDLLKSTEAELERLAPTEA, from the coding sequence ATGACAGACGCACTGAAGCGCCTTTCCGACGAGGGCGTGGCGATCTGGCTGGACGACCTGTCCCGCAAGCGGATCACGTCCGGCAACCTGGCCGAGCTCATCGACCAGCAGCACGTGGTGGGTGTCACCACCAACCCGGCGATCTTCCAGAAGGCGATCAGCGGCGGCGAGGGGTACGGGCAGCAGCTCGCCGACCTGGCCGCACGCAAGGTCACCGTCGAAGAGGCCATCCGCATGATCACCACGGCGGACGTCCGCGACGCCGCCGACATCCTGCGCCCGGTCTACGACTCGACGGAGGGCCAGGACGGCCGCGTGTCGATCGAGGTCGACCCGCGCCTGGCCCACAACACCACGGCGACCATCGCCGAGGCCAAGCAGCTCGCGTGGCTGGTGGACCGTCCGAACACGCTCATCAAGATCCCGGCGACCAAGGCCGGCCTGCCGGCGATCACCGAGGTCATCGGCAAGGGCATCAGCGTCAACGTCACGCTGATCTTCTCGCTGGAGCGCTACCGCGAGGTCATGGACGCGTACCTGGCGGGCCTGGAGAAGGCGAAGGCCTCGGGCCTGGACCTCTCCAAGATCCACTCGGTCGCCTCCTTCTTCGTGTCCCGCGTGGACTCCGAGATCGACAAGCGCCTGGACTCCGTCGGCACCGACGAGGCCAAGGCCCTCAAGGGCAAGGCGGCGCTCGCGAACGCCCGTCTGGCCTACGAGGCCTTCGAGGAAGTGTTCTCCACCGAGCGCTGGGCCGCCCTGGACAAGGCGCACGCCAACAAGCAGCGTCCGCTCTGGGCCTCGACCGGCGTCAAGGACCCGGCGTACAAGGACACCCTGTACGTGGTGGACCTGGTCGCCCCCGGCACCGTGAACACCATGCCCGAGGGCACCCTCGAGGCCACCGCCGATCACGGCGAGGTCGCGGGCGACACCATCCGCGGTACGTACGACCAGTCCCGCGCCGAGCTCGCCGCGGTCGCGAAGCTGGGCATTTCGTACGACGATGTGGTGCAGCTGCTCGAAGAAGAGGGCGTCGAGAAGTTCGCGGTGTCCTGGAACGACCTGCTGAAGTCGACCGAGGCGGAACTTGAGCGCCTCGCCCCCACGGAGGCCTGA
- the zwf gene encoding glucose-6-phosphate dehydrogenase, translated as MSVNGANPLRDAQDRRLPRIAGPSGLVIFGVTGDLSRKKLMPAVYDLANRGLLPPGFSLIGFARREWQDEDFAQEVHDAVKQHSRTPFREEVWQQLVQGCRFVQGDFDDDQAFETLKSTIEELDKAQGTGGNFAFYLSVPPKFFPKVVAQLKKHGLADQKEGSWRRAVIEKPFGHDLASAQELNQLVHDVFPPNEVFRIDHYLGKETVQNILALRFANTMFEPIWNRSYVDHVQITMAEDIGIGGRAGYYDGIGAARDVIQNHLLQLLALTAMEEPGSFHPKALVAEKLKVLTAVELPEDLGKHTVRGQYSAAWQGGEKVVGYLEEDGIDPKSKTDTYAAIRLEINNRRWAGVPFYLRTGKRLGRRVTEIAVVFKRAPYLPFESGATEELGQNALVIRVQPDEGVTVRFGSKVPGTSMEVRDVTMDFAYGESFTESSPEAYERLILDVLLGDANLFPRHQEVELSWNILDPIEKYWDTHGRPAQYPSGTWGPVEADEMLARDGRSWRRP; from the coding sequence TTGTCTGTAAACGGAGCGAACCCGCTTCGTGACGCACAGGACCGGCGGCTCCCGCGCATCGCGGGGCCGTCCGGCCTGGTCATTTTCGGCGTTACGGGTGACCTGTCGCGCAAGAAGCTGATGCCTGCCGTCTACGACCTCGCCAACCGCGGCCTGCTCCCGCCGGGCTTCTCCCTGATCGGCTTCGCCCGCCGCGAGTGGCAGGACGAGGACTTCGCGCAGGAGGTGCACGACGCGGTCAAGCAGCACTCCCGCACCCCTTTCCGCGAAGAGGTCTGGCAGCAGCTGGTCCAGGGCTGCCGCTTCGTCCAGGGCGACTTCGACGACGACCAGGCGTTCGAGACGCTGAAGTCGACGATCGAGGAGCTGGACAAGGCGCAGGGCACCGGCGGCAACTTCGCCTTCTACCTGTCCGTCCCGCCGAAGTTCTTCCCCAAGGTCGTCGCCCAGCTCAAGAAACACGGACTGGCGGACCAGAAGGAGGGCTCCTGGCGGCGCGCGGTCATCGAGAAGCCGTTCGGGCACGACCTGGCCAGTGCGCAGGAGCTCAACCAGCTCGTGCACGACGTCTTCCCGCCCAACGAGGTCTTCCGGATCGACCACTACCTGGGCAAGGAGACCGTCCAGAACATCCTGGCGCTCCGCTTCGCCAACACGATGTTCGAGCCGATCTGGAACCGGTCGTACGTGGACCACGTGCAGATCACCATGGCCGAGGACATCGGCATCGGCGGCCGGGCCGGCTACTACGACGGCATCGGCGCGGCCCGCGACGTCATCCAGAACCACCTGCTCCAGCTGCTGGCGCTGACCGCGATGGAGGAGCCCGGCTCCTTCCACCCCAAGGCGCTGGTGGCCGAGAAGCTCAAGGTGCTCACCGCCGTGGAGCTGCCCGAGGACCTGGGCAAGCACACCGTGCGCGGCCAGTACTCGGCGGCGTGGCAGGGCGGCGAGAAGGTCGTCGGGTACCTCGAAGAGGACGGCATCGACCCCAAGTCGAAGACCGACACCTACGCGGCCATCCGCCTGGAGATCAACAACCGCCGCTGGGCGGGCGTCCCGTTCTACCTGCGGACGGGCAAGCGCCTGGGCCGCCGGGTGACCGAGATCGCGGTCGTCTTCAAGCGGGCCCCGTACCTGCCGTTCGAGTCGGGCGCGACCGAGGAGCTGGGGCAGAACGCCCTGGTCATCCGGGTCCAGCCGGACGAGGGCGTGACGGTGCGCTTCGGCTCCAAGGTTCCGGGCACCTCCATGGAGGTCCGGGACGTGACGATGGACTTCGCCTACGGCGAGTCCTTCACGGAGTCGAGCCCCGAGGCCTACGAGCGGCTGATCCTCGACGTGCTCCTCGGCGACGCGAACCTGTTCCCGCGCCACCAGGAGGTCGAGCTGTCCTGGAACATCCTCGACCCGATCGAGAAGTACTGGGACACGCACGGCAGGCCCGCCCAGTACCCGTCGGGCACCTGGGGACCGGTCGAGGCGGACGAGATGCTCGCACGAGACGGACGGAGCTGGCGCCGGCCATGA
- the opcA gene encoding glucose-6-phosphate dehydrogenase assembly protein OpcA: MKIDLTETNSSKINASLVKARRDIGTPAIGMVLTLVIVTDEENAYDALKSANDASREHPSRIVVVIKRVSRSPRSRRDARLDAEVRVGTDSGTGETVVLRLHGELVDHAQSVVLPLLLPDAPVVVWWPEGAPQDLAGDPLGSLGQRRITDTYSCEDPIEALGSRATAYAPGDTDLSWTRITPWRSMLAAALDQQVHSVSSATVEGEDDNPSCELLAMWLADRLQVPVKRTSSAGPGLTAVRLATQGGEIVLDRADGALATLCMPGQPDRAVALKRRDTSELLAEELRRLDPDNTYEASLKFGVARLASAVEPAAKPAPAKAEAPAPSDTPAKPAPAKPAKKAAAK; encoded by the coding sequence ATGAAGATCGACCTCACGGAGACCAACTCCAGCAAGATCAACGCCTCGTTGGTGAAGGCGCGCCGGGACATCGGCACGCCTGCCATCGGGATGGTGCTCACGCTGGTGATCGTGACCGACGAGGAGAACGCGTACGACGCGCTCAAGTCGGCGAACGACGCGTCCCGCGAACACCCCTCGCGGATCGTCGTCGTCATCAAGCGGGTCAGCCGCTCGCCGCGCAGCCGACGCGACGCCCGTCTCGACGCGGAAGTCCGCGTCGGGACGGACTCCGGCACCGGCGAAACGGTTGTCCTGCGCCTCCACGGCGAACTGGTCGACCACGCCCAGTCGGTGGTTCTCCCGCTCCTCCTCCCGGACGCGCCCGTCGTCGTCTGGTGGCCGGAGGGTGCTCCCCAGGACCTGGCGGGCGACCCCCTGGGGTCGCTCGGCCAGCGCCGGATCACGGACACCTACTCCTGCGAGGATCCGATCGAGGCGCTCGGCAGCCGGGCGACGGCGTACGCGCCCGGGGACACGGACCTGTCCTGGACCCGGATCACCCCGTGGCGCTCCATGCTGGCGGCGGCGCTCGACCAGCAGGTCCACTCCGTGTCCTCGGCGACCGTCGAGGGCGAGGACGACAACCCGAGCTGCGAGCTGCTGGCGATGTGGCTCGCGGACCGGCTCCAGGTCCCCGTGAAGCGCACCTCCTCGGCGGGCCCCGGGCTCACCGCGGTGCGTCTGGCGACCCAGGGCGGCGAGATCGTCCTGGACCGGGCGGACGGGGCACTGGCCACGCTGTGCATGCCGGGGCAGCCCGACCGTGCGGTGGCGCTGAAGCGCCGCGACACGTCCGAGCTCCTGGCGGAGGAACTCCGCCGCCTGGACCCGGACAACACCTACGAGGCCTCGCTGAAGTTCGGCGTGGCCCGCCTGGCCTCCGCGGTGGAGCCTGCCGCGAAGCCGGCTCCCGCCAAGGCGGAGGCCCCAGCCCCGTCGGACACCCCGGCGAAGCCCGCTCCGGCGAAGCCGGCCAAGAAGGCCGCGGCCAAGTAG
- the pgl gene encoding 6-phosphogluconolactonase, protein MTTPQVVVHRDKELMAQAAAARLITKIVDAQAARGTASVVLTGGRNGNGLLAALAAAPARDAIDWSRIDLWWGDERYVPADDPERNHVQAREALLDSVPVDPARVHAMPASDGPYGADVDAAAASYAAELRAASGPEDHGPVPRFDVLMLGVGPDTHVASLFPEHPASRESERTVVGVHGAPKPPPTRVSLTLPAIRAAREVWLLAAGEDKAGAVAIALGGAGEVQAPAAAAYGRSRTLWLLDRAAAAKLPPAMYPPASA, encoded by the coding sequence ATGACGACTCCCCAGGTCGTCGTCCACCGGGACAAGGAGCTGATGGCCCAGGCCGCGGCCGCCCGGCTGATCACGAAGATCGTGGACGCACAGGCGGCCCGAGGCACCGCGTCGGTGGTCCTCACCGGCGGCCGCAACGGCAACGGCCTGCTCGCCGCACTGGCCGCGGCCCCGGCCCGGGACGCCATCGACTGGTCGCGGATCGATCTGTGGTGGGGCGACGAGCGCTACGTGCCCGCCGACGACCCCGAGCGCAACCACGTACAGGCCCGTGAGGCCCTGCTGGACTCCGTTCCGGTGGATCCCGCGCGGGTCCATGCCATGCCCGCCTCCGACGGCCCGTACGGGGCCGACGTGGACGCGGCGGCCGCCTCCTACGCGGCGGAGCTCCGAGCGGCCTCCGGCCCCGAGGACCACGGCCCGGTCCCGCGCTTCGACGTCCTGATGCTGGGCGTGGGCCCGGACACGCACGTGGCCTCCCTGTTCCCCGAGCACCCCGCCTCCCGCGAGAGCGAGCGGACCGTCGTCGGCGTCCACGGCGCGCCCAAGCCGCCGCCGACCCGGGTCTCGCTCACCCTCCCGGCGATCCGGGCCGCCCGCGAGGTCTGGCTCCTGGCGGCCGGCGAGGACAAGGCCGGAGCGGTGGCGATCGCCCTCGGCGGCGCGGGCGAGGTCCAGGCTCCGGCGGCCGCCGCGTACGGCCGCTCCCGGACCCTGTGGCTCCTCGACCGCGCGGCGGCCGCGAAGCTCCCGCCGGCCATGTACCCGCCGGCATCGGCCTGA